The following are from one region of the Egicoccus sp. AB-alg6-2 genome:
- a CDS encoding ArsA family ATPase, translating to MSASNPTLPRPLLDGGYDALFSSNVVIVTGKGGVGKTTVAASLALAGRASGRRTLLVEVEGRQGFSRTFGTQPWDYTEREFRPGLWGASIDPTESVYEYLELFYGLKRVQWVMERSNALDFVTTAAPGLRDLLLVGKIYEIEARKRDDGRRQYDLIVVDAPPTGRIVPFLQAPEGVTEIVRVGPIKRQAGQIREMLTNPRRTTTVIATLLEEMPVREAGEGIAALRGAGIAVGPVIANQVRAPRLDPAAADALAAMGADGLRERAEAAGASMSGRTAALALEIAATHAARVELQSELRAELSATCGVPVLSLPLLTGATFDAADLEVLADVLALQVGADGPRAVELLGDALPAFLGAEGGA from the coding sequence ATGAGCGCATCGAACCCGACCCTGCCGCGACCGCTGCTCGACGGCGGCTACGACGCGCTGTTCTCGTCCAACGTCGTGATCGTCACCGGCAAGGGCGGCGTCGGCAAGACCACGGTCGCCGCGTCCCTGGCGCTCGCCGGTCGCGCGTCGGGGCGTCGCACCCTGCTGGTCGAGGTCGAGGGACGGCAGGGTTTCTCGCGCACGTTCGGCACCCAGCCGTGGGACTACACCGAGCGCGAGTTCCGCCCGGGGTTGTGGGGCGCGTCCATCGACCCGACCGAGTCGGTGTACGAGTACCTCGAACTGTTCTACGGCCTCAAGCGGGTCCAGTGGGTGATGGAACGCTCGAACGCGCTGGACTTCGTGACGACGGCCGCCCCGGGACTGCGCGATCTGCTGCTCGTGGGCAAGATCTACGAGATCGAGGCCCGCAAGCGCGACGACGGCCGACGCCAGTACGACCTCATCGTGGTCGACGCGCCGCCGACCGGACGGATCGTGCCGTTCCTGCAGGCACCCGAAGGTGTCACCGAGATCGTCCGGGTCGGGCCGATCAAGCGTCAGGCCGGCCAGATCCGCGAGATGCTGACCAACCCGCGCCGCACGACCACCGTCATCGCCACGCTGCTCGAGGAGATGCCCGTCCGCGAGGCCGGCGAGGGCATCGCCGCGCTGCGCGGCGCCGGGATCGCGGTCGGGCCGGTCATCGCCAACCAGGTCCGAGCGCCACGGCTGGACCCGGCCGCCGCCGATGCGTTGGCCGCGATGGGCGCCGACGGCCTGCGCGAGCGGGCGGAAGCCGCCGGTGCCTCGATGTCGGGACGCACGGCCGCCCTCGCCCTCGAGATCGCGGCGACGCACGCTGCGCGGGTGGAGTTGCAGAGCGAACTGCGCGCCGAGCTGTCGGCCACGTGCGGGGTGCCGGTCCTCTCGCTGCCGCTGCTGACCGGAGCGACGTTCGACGCGGCCGACCTCGAGGTGCTCGCCGACGTGCTGGCGCTGCAGGTCGGTGCCGACGGCCCGCGTGCGGTGGAGCTGCTCGGGGACGCCCTGCCCGCCTTCCTGGGCGCGGAGGGCGGCGCGTGA
- a CDS encoding WhiB family transcriptional regulator, with protein MGATTIYVSKEWEERASCRSEDPALFFGPAGFESKHDRLQRESAAKAVCSVCPAMAACREYAVVTGEAYGVWGGLGETDRRALIASRGPRPAAHAV; from the coding sequence GTGGGCGCGACGACGATCTACGTCTCGAAGGAGTGGGAGGAGCGGGCCAGCTGCCGCTCCGAGGACCCGGCGTTGTTCTTCGGCCCGGCCGGCTTCGAGAGCAAGCACGACCGGTTGCAGCGCGAGAGCGCGGCCAAGGCGGTGTGCTCGGTATGCCCGGCCATGGCCGCCTGCCGGGAGTACGCGGTGGTGACCGGCGAGGCGTACGGGGTCTGGGGCGGCCTCGGCGAGACCGACCGGCGGGCGCTGATCGCCTCCCGTGGACCGCGGCCGGCCGCACACGCGGTCTGA
- a CDS encoding NfeD family protein: MHAPLAAVRRILVLAALALLLVGLTASFATAQTGEADGGDPVASTRVEILPVSGFLDPPVAAQIQDVLAVAEADGSQLVVLQVDARGGVSVDIGALVADVQASPVPVAVLVGPLGEAADAGGAAALLWLAADVRAASADALVGPLDPITFDERGDTPTSEDLEALLAAAGGDADLLDRLRTEGLDPGALAQAGVLDIEAQGLEPLLVELDGVTLDAGDGAEQTLRIRGDEIEVRFHSLGLVRRLLHAATTAPFIYLLLTIGLGMLLFEVFQPGFGVAGMAGIVTIGISAFGLSVLPVVWWAVALVVLGLLLYAVDTAIAGFGPITLAATVAFVVGSLNFYAADALQLPVWLVVSTALLALVFFVFVMTSVLRAQAGPEGVSVDDLVGRPGIVRSVLNPEGHVYIDGALWRARWTGETKRAKVGTPVRVHAVEGAVVLVEPFTPAAGETPAVHGAESDGS, from the coding sequence ATGCATGCCCCGCTCGCGGCTGTCCGCCGCATCCTCGTCCTGGCCGCGCTCGCCCTGCTGCTCGTCGGGCTGACGGCCTCGTTCGCGACCGCCCAGACCGGCGAGGCCGACGGGGGCGACCCCGTCGCCTCCACGCGGGTCGAGATCCTGCCGGTCTCCGGCTTCCTCGACCCGCCGGTGGCCGCCCAGATCCAGGACGTGCTCGCGGTCGCCGAGGCCGACGGTTCGCAACTGGTCGTCCTGCAGGTCGACGCTCGCGGCGGGGTGTCGGTCGACATCGGCGCGCTCGTCGCCGACGTCCAGGCCTCGCCCGTCCCCGTTGCCGTGCTCGTCGGTCCGCTCGGCGAGGCCGCCGACGCCGGTGGCGCCGCGGCGCTGCTCTGGTTGGCCGCGGACGTGCGCGCCGCCTCGGCCGATGCGCTGGTCGGTCCGCTGGACCCGATCACCTTCGACGAACGCGGGGACACCCCGACGTCGGAGGACCTCGAGGCACTGCTCGCCGCCGCGGGTGGCGACGCCGACCTGCTCGACCGGTTGCGCACCGAGGGGCTGGATCCCGGCGCACTGGCCCAGGCCGGTGTCCTCGACATCGAGGCACAGGGACTCGAGCCGCTGCTGGTCGAACTCGACGGGGTCACCCTCGACGCGGGTGACGGCGCCGAGCAGACGCTCCGCATCCGCGGCGACGAGATCGAGGTCCGGTTCCACAGCCTCGGCCTCGTGCGACGGCTCCTGCACGCCGCCACGACGGCGCCGTTCATCTACCTGCTGCTCACCATCGGCCTCGGCATGCTGCTGTTCGAGGTCTTCCAGCCCGGGTTCGGGGTCGCCGGCATGGCCGGGATCGTCACGATCGGCATCAGCGCGTTCGGACTGAGCGTGCTCCCCGTGGTGTGGTGGGCGGTGGCCCTGGTCGTGCTCGGGCTCCTGCTGTACGCCGTCGACACCGCCATCGCCGGTTTCGGACCGATCACCCTCGCCGCGACCGTCGCGTTCGTGGTCGGTTCGCTCAACTTCTACGCCGCCGATGCCCTGCAGTTGCCGGTGTGGCTGGTCGTGTCGACGGCCCTGCTCGCGCTGGTGTTCTTCGTGTTCGTGATGACCAGCGTGCTGCGCGCCCAAGCGGGGCCCGAAGGTGTCTCCGTCGACGACCTCGTCGGCCGTCCCGGCATCGTCCGCTCGGTGCTCAACCCCGAGGGGCACGTCTACATCGACGGCGCGCTGTGGCGGGCCCGCTGGACGGGCGAGACCAAGCGGGCCAAGGTCGGCACGCCGGTGCGCGTCCACGCCGTCGAGGGCGCGGTCGTGCTGGTCGAGCCGTTCACCCCCGCCGCCGGCGAGACGCCCGCCGTCCACGGCGCGGAGTCCGACGGGAGCTGA
- the selB gene encoding selenocysteine-specific translation elongation factor, whose protein sequence is MTSFVGGGEVHRTVATAGHVDHGKSTLVRALTGMEPDRLEEERRRGLTIELGFAWTDLDDATVAFVDVPGHERLVRTMLAGAAAVPAVLFVVAADDGWSAQSSEHRDVLDLLGVGAVAVALTKCDLAGHDRTEEVADEVVARLAGTSLAEAPLVHTDAVTGRGLDELRQVLAAWASSSEPLADVGRPRLWVDRAFSPPGVGTVVTGTLTGGRLAVGASVEVLPGGARGRVRRLESLGRPIEDAFPAMRVALDLVGVDRDGVGRGDVVAASGPWRSTSQADLWLRVLDGQRLDRAGAWTLHAGTAAVGCRVAPWTGAIDGPGSGAVRVRLSSPLPLVGGDRVVLREAGRRATVAGGIVADPIAESRPRGGEARRRHGDAVRVAALAAPAERVTALLRLTEGGWCDAVRLRAAAGLPAGTPLPDTVVEVGDHVVLEPRWAAWEQALTSRLGTAAVDRGAAVAALAGAGAPRPLAEAVLDRLVGNGQLVRTGGGLALRAHAEAAADAVSGRAEALLRDLAGAPFAPEPLEVLAQRHQVDHRLLTALVNRGTIVRTGGLAFARPTIGLAVVKLAGLEAASGPFTAAQAKQAWGTTRRFAIPLLEHLDAAGLTRFDGRLRQLTDRGRALAAQSPSGPS, encoded by the coding sequence ATGACCTCGTTCGTCGGGGGTGGTGAGGTGCACCGGACGGTGGCGACGGCCGGTCACGTCGACCACGGCAAGTCGACGCTGGTGCGTGCTCTGACGGGGATGGAGCCCGATCGCCTCGAGGAGGAACGCCGACGCGGCCTGACGATCGAGTTGGGCTTCGCCTGGACGGACCTCGACGACGCGACCGTGGCGTTCGTCGACGTCCCGGGGCACGAGCGGTTGGTGCGGACGATGCTGGCGGGCGCGGCGGCCGTGCCCGCCGTGCTGTTCGTCGTCGCCGCGGACGACGGCTGGTCGGCGCAGTCGTCGGAGCACCGCGACGTGCTGGACCTGCTGGGCGTCGGGGCGGTCGCGGTGGCCCTCACCAAGTGTGACCTCGCCGGGCACGACCGGACCGAGGAGGTCGCGGACGAGGTCGTCGCGCGACTGGCCGGGACGTCGCTGGCCGAGGCGCCGCTGGTACACACCGATGCGGTGACCGGCCGGGGCCTCGACGAACTGCGGCAGGTGCTGGCGGCGTGGGCGAGTTCCTCCGAGCCCCTCGCCGACGTCGGCCGACCGCGGTTGTGGGTCGACCGCGCCTTCTCGCCGCCGGGGGTCGGGACGGTGGTGACCGGGACGCTGACCGGCGGCCGGCTCGCGGTCGGCGCGTCCGTCGAAGTGCTCCCCGGCGGCGCGCGCGGACGCGTCCGTCGCCTCGAATCCCTGGGCCGGCCGATCGAGGACGCGTTCCCGGCCATGCGGGTGGCCCTGGATCTGGTCGGGGTCGACCGGGACGGCGTGGGGCGTGGCGACGTGGTCGCCGCCTCCGGTCCGTGGCGGTCGACGTCGCAGGCGGACCTGTGGTTGCGTGTCCTGGACGGGCAGCGACTGGACCGCGCGGGTGCCTGGACGCTGCACGCCGGAACGGCGGCGGTCGGCTGCCGGGTGGCGCCGTGGACCGGCGCCATCGACGGTCCCGGGAGCGGCGCCGTGCGGGTGCGGCTGTCCTCGCCCCTGCCGCTCGTCGGTGGTGACCGGGTCGTGCTGCGCGAAGCCGGCCGGCGTGCGACCGTCGCCGGCGGCATCGTCGCCGATCCGATCGCCGAAAGCCGACCTCGGGGCGGCGAGGCGCGCCGGCGCCATGGGGACGCCGTGCGCGTCGCGGCGCTGGCCGCACCCGCGGAGCGCGTGACGGCGCTGCTCAGGCTCACCGAGGGCGGCTGGTGCGACGCGGTGCGGCTCCGCGCGGCGGCCGGACTCCCGGCAGGGACACCGCTGCCGGACACGGTCGTCGAGGTCGGGGACCACGTCGTGCTCGAACCGCGCTGGGCGGCCTGGGAGCAGGCCCTCACGTCGCGACTGGGCACCGCAGCCGTCGACCGTGGCGCCGCCGTTGCGGCCCTGGCCGGGGCTGGAGCACCACGCCCGCTCGCGGAGGCCGTCCTCGACCGCCTCGTCGGCAACGGGCAGTTGGTGCGGACCGGTGGCGGGCTGGCGCTTCGCGCGCACGCGGAAGCAGCCGCCGACGCGGTGTCGGGTCGTGCGGAGGCGCTGCTGCGGGACCTCGCGGGCGCGCCGTTCGCCCCGGAGCCGCTGGAGGTGCTCGCGCAGCGGCACCAGGTGGACCACCGGCTGCTGACCGCCCTCGTCAACCGGGGCACGATCGTGCGCACCGGCGGCCTGGCGTTCGCGCGTCCGACGATCGGCCTGGCGGTGGTGAAGCTGGCTGGACTGGAGGCCGCCTCCGGCCCCTTCACCGCCGCGCAGGCGAAGCAGGCGTGGGGCACCACGCGCCGCTTCGCCATCCCCCTGCTCGAACACCTCGATGCAGCGGGGCTGACCCGGTTCGACGGTCGTCTGCGACAGCTCACCGACCGCGGCCGTGCGCTCGCGGCTCAGTCTCCCTCGGGTCCGTCCTGA
- a CDS encoding RidA family protein codes for MGAQQRLEELGLELPFAPAPAAAYQPWAQLPDTAGGLVFTAGQLPVVDGTLPRTGKLGADLDTEEGAALARTAALNVLAVAAAAFGDLDRVRVVKVTVFVASSPDFTEQHLVANGASQLLADVLGNAGVHARSAVGVPVLPMDSPVEVEAILTAR; via the coding sequence ATGGGTGCCCAGCAACGTCTCGAGGAACTCGGGCTCGAACTGCCGTTCGCGCCGGCACCGGCGGCTGCCTACCAGCCGTGGGCGCAGCTGCCCGATACGGCCGGCGGCCTGGTCTTCACCGCCGGACAGCTTCCCGTCGTCGACGGCACGCTGCCGCGCACCGGCAAGCTCGGCGCCGACCTCGACACCGAGGAGGGCGCCGCCCTCGCCCGCACGGCCGCGCTCAACGTGCTCGCCGTCGCGGCTGCGGCGTTCGGCGACCTCGACCGGGTCCGCGTGGTCAAGGTCACCGTGTTCGTGGCCTCGTCGCCGGACTTCACCGAGCAGCACCTGGTCGCAAACGGTGCCTCGCAGCTGCTCGCCGACGTCCTCGGAAACGCCGGGGTGCATGCCCGTTCGGCAGTAGGCGTTCCCGTGCTGCCGATGGACAGCCCCGTAGAAGTGGAGGCCATCCTCACGGCGCGGTGA